Proteins from one Myxococcales bacterium genomic window:
- the gltA gene encoding NADPH-dependent glutamate synthase has product MYQIVHHEIFSDATFLWEVFAPDVAKAAEPGQFVMLRLHENGERIPLTIADFDRSRGTVTLVIQALGRSTREMLSNYKRGDWFLDFVGPLGVPSHVDEPGHVVLVGGGLGVAPIYPQARAFKQAGHRVTSIIGFRSQNLVFWEQRFAEISDELIVCTDDGSHGRAGLVTAALAEVITREPRPARVIGIGPLPMMRAVAEVTRPSAIPTVVSLNAIMVDGTGMCGSCRVTIGGEVRFACVDGPDFDAHAVDFEELSIRQRRFKGLEQRAEEDFNHVCNLELQLFEEGKRNYKKLKQVPATATPMPERPALERSRTFDEVGLGYTEANALLEAERCIQCVHPTCIAGCPVNIDIPRFIRHILVRDLPGALSVIHESNLFPSICGRVCPQESQCEAQCILHKKMEPVAIGRLERFVGDQAPTPITEPVAKDPKKGRVAIVGSGPGGLACAGDLAREGVEVVVYEALHVVGGVLRYGIPSFRLPRESIEKEIRALENLGVRFEVNKVVGRTFTLEQLMGEMGFTAVFIATGAGYPVFLGLPGEGAGQVLSANEFLTRVNLMGGDRFPYRDTPIDLGEAVVVIGAGNTAMDCLRVSKRLGARQVHCVYRRTEAEAPARAEELRHAREEGIEFHFLRAPTEVLLDANENVRGVRCQHMELGEPDASGRRRPVPVEGQFTDVPATTVLYALGTRANPIVPRSVARLGLTKWGYIEADPVSQATNLPGVFAGGDIVTGGATVILALGAGRRAARHISAFLANRAWPPAAIEAGPEEFPAGEGKCPRCHGRIEAGEPYVCCAGASIRWQCGSCHKQYEGFAFPFGRCSACGGQLTREYDSALPDDAARAAVQQAMEVELGGWAFYERGAQSTSDPELSEMFGRLALMEREHLELLASRYHIAAPGLGSTEVGAQITALFADANAAPKTAIELLEVALGLEQRAKLFFSERTARLARGSTVWRMYRELEAEEHEHVALIETELRRRQSGKPGLL; this is encoded by the coding sequence GTGTACCAGATCGTCCACCACGAAATTTTTTCCGATGCGACCTTCCTATGGGAGGTCTTTGCGCCGGACGTCGCAAAGGCAGCCGAGCCCGGCCAGTTCGTGATGCTGCGCTTGCACGAAAACGGCGAGCGTATCCCGCTGACCATCGCGGACTTCGATCGCAGTCGCGGCACGGTGACCTTGGTCATCCAGGCCCTCGGCCGCTCGACGCGCGAGATGCTGTCGAACTACAAACGCGGGGATTGGTTCCTCGACTTCGTGGGACCGCTGGGCGTGCCGAGCCACGTCGACGAGCCCGGGCACGTGGTGCTGGTCGGGGGCGGGCTGGGCGTGGCTCCCATCTATCCGCAGGCGCGCGCCTTCAAGCAGGCAGGCCACCGGGTCACCAGCATCATCGGCTTCCGCTCGCAGAACCTGGTCTTCTGGGAGCAGCGTTTTGCCGAGATCAGCGACGAGCTCATCGTGTGCACCGACGATGGCAGTCACGGACGCGCCGGACTGGTGACGGCGGCACTGGCCGAGGTCATCACCCGGGAGCCGAGACCCGCGCGCGTGATTGGTATCGGGCCTCTGCCCATGATGCGGGCCGTGGCCGAGGTCACACGGCCAAGCGCGATCCCCACCGTCGTCAGCCTGAACGCCATCATGGTCGACGGCACCGGCATGTGTGGCTCTTGTCGCGTCACCATCGGTGGTGAGGTGCGGTTCGCCTGTGTGGACGGACCGGACTTCGACGCACACGCCGTGGACTTCGAGGAGCTGAGCATCCGGCAGCGCCGGTTCAAGGGCCTCGAGCAGCGCGCCGAGGAAGACTTCAACCACGTGTGTAACCTCGAGCTGCAGCTGTTCGAGGAGGGCAAACGCAACTACAAGAAGCTGAAGCAGGTTCCGGCCACCGCCACGCCGATGCCGGAGCGGCCGGCGCTCGAGCGCTCGCGGACCTTCGACGAGGTAGGCCTGGGTTACACCGAGGCAAACGCGCTGCTCGAGGCCGAACGCTGCATTCAGTGTGTCCACCCCACCTGTATCGCCGGCTGCCCGGTCAATATCGACATCCCGCGTTTCATCCGCCACATTCTGGTCCGCGATCTGCCCGGCGCGCTCTCGGTCATTCACGAGAGCAACCTGTTCCCGTCGATCTGCGGGCGGGTGTGCCCGCAGGAGAGCCAGTGCGAAGCGCAGTGCATCCTCCACAAAAAGATGGAGCCCGTGGCCATCGGTCGGCTCGAGCGCTTCGTCGGTGACCAGGCGCCGACGCCGATCACCGAGCCGGTGGCAAAGGACCCGAAGAAGGGCCGCGTCGCCATCGTCGGCTCCGGTCCCGGCGGCCTCGCTTGCGCCGGAGATCTGGCCCGGGAGGGCGTCGAGGTCGTGGTGTACGAGGCCCTGCACGTCGTGGGTGGAGTGCTGCGCTACGGCATTCCGAGCTTCCGCCTGCCGCGCGAGTCCATCGAGAAGGAGATCCGGGCGCTCGAGAACCTGGGCGTGCGCTTCGAGGTGAACAAGGTCGTGGGCCGCACGTTCACGCTCGAGCAGCTGATGGGCGAGATGGGGTTCACTGCGGTGTTCATCGCGACCGGTGCCGGCTACCCCGTCTTCCTCGGGCTGCCGGGCGAGGGCGCCGGCCAGGTGTTGAGCGCCAACGAGTTCTTGACGCGCGTGAACCTGATGGGCGGCGACCGCTTCCCATACCGCGACACGCCCATCGATCTAGGAGAGGCGGTGGTCGTCATCGGTGCAGGCAACACGGCCATGGATTGCCTGCGGGTCTCGAAGCGCCTCGGCGCGCGACAGGTTCACTGTGTGTATCGGCGCACCGAGGCCGAGGCGCCGGCGCGCGCCGAAGAGCTGCGGCACGCCCGCGAAGAGGGCATCGAGTTCCACTTCCTGCGCGCACCGACCGAGGTGTTGCTGGACGCAAACGAGAACGTGCGGGGGGTGCGCTGCCAGCACATGGAGCTCGGCGAGCCCGACGCCTCGGGGCGGCGGCGCCCGGTGCCGGTCGAGGGGCAATTCACCGACGTGCCGGCCACCACCGTGCTCTACGCCCTCGGCACGCGCGCCAACCCCATCGTGCCGCGCTCGGTGGCAAGACTCGGGCTCACGAAGTGGGGCTACATCGAGGCCGATCCCGTCAGCCAGGCCACCAACCTGCCCGGTGTGTTCGCGGGAGGCGACATCGTCACCGGCGGCGCGACGGTGATCTTGGCACTCGGCGCCGGGCGGCGCGCCGCTCGCCACATCAGCGCCTTCCTGGCCAACCGCGCCTGGCCGCCCGCCGCCATCGAGGCAGGTCCGGAGGAGTTTCCCGCCGGCGAGGGCAAGTGTCCGCGCTGTCACGGGCGCATCGAGGCCGGCGAGCCCTACGTGTGTTGTGCCGGCGCGAGCATCCGCTGGCAGTGCGGCTCGTGTCACAAGCAATACGAGGGGTTCGCGTTTCCGTTTGGGCGGTGTTCGGCGTGCGGCGGCCAGCTCACGCGGGAGTACGACAGCGCGCTCCCCGACGACGCGGCGCGAGCCGCCGTGCAGCAGGCCATGGAGGTCGAGCTCGGCGGCTGGGCCTTCTACGAGCGCGGCGCACAATCCACGTCTGATCCCGAGCTCAGCGAGATGTTTGGGCGACTGGCCCTGATGGAGCGTGAACACCTGGAGCTGCTGGCGTCGCGCTATCACATCGCGGCACCCGGGCTCGGGTCGACCGAGGTCGGCGCGCAGATCACCGCGCTCTTCGCCGACGCGAACGCCGCACCGAAGACCGCCATCGAGCTGCTGGAGGTGGCGCTCGGGCTGGAGCAGCGCGCCAAGCTCTTCTTCTCGGAGCGAACGGCGCGACTCGCGCGGGGCAGCACGGTCTGGCGCATGTATCGCGAGCTCGAGGCCGAAGAGCACGAGCACGTCGCGCTGATCGAGACCGAGCTGAGACGCCGACAGAGCGGAAAGCCTGGGCTTTTGTAG
- a CDS encoding metallophosphoesterase gives MPRALSFVVFFVVVLSLAGSLHYYVWARLVRDVALPLMWHRILTGLIIALFASIPLTFTLARGHRVESLRPVLLGTFSWMGLLFLTVMLLLVVDAGRVGLGLAGRLLETPPDDPERRLALTRMLGVGVALVAGGAGTLAARSGLTELMVKRLTVALPRLPAEMNGTTIAQLSDVHVGSTIQRGFIERVVRETNALEPDVIVITGDLVDGSVAQLADHVAPLGDLRAKYGVFFVTGNHEYYSGAEAWCHELERLGIRVLRNERVQIGEGAVSYDLAGVDDYSAHRFGRGHGADLKKAVAGRDDSRELVLLAHQPRQVFEADRLGVGLQLSGHTHGGQIFPWNIFVRLQQPVVSGLARFGRALVYVSNGTGYWGPPMRLGAPAEITLLTLERAAS, from the coding sequence TTCTTCGTGGTCGTGCTCTCCCTGGCCGGGAGCCTCCACTATTACGTCTGGGCCCGCCTCGTCCGAGACGTCGCGCTCCCGCTGATGTGGCACCGGATCTTGACCGGCCTCATCATCGCCCTCTTTGCGAGCATCCCGCTCACCTTCACCCTTGCCCGTGGGCATCGCGTCGAGAGCTTGCGCCCGGTGCTGCTCGGCACCTTCAGCTGGATGGGGCTGTTGTTTCTGACGGTGATGCTGCTGCTCGTGGTCGACGCCGGTCGTGTGGGCCTGGGCCTGGCGGGTCGCCTGCTCGAGACCCCGCCGGATGATCCGGAGCGGCGATTGGCCCTGACCCGCATGCTCGGCGTGGGCGTCGCTCTGGTCGCCGGAGGAGCCGGCACACTGGCAGCACGCAGTGGGCTCACCGAGCTGATGGTCAAACGGCTGACGGTCGCGCTGCCGCGACTGCCCGCGGAGATGAACGGCACGACCATCGCTCAGCTCTCGGACGTACACGTCGGCTCGACCATCCAGCGCGGTTTCATCGAACGCGTCGTGCGCGAGACGAATGCGCTCGAACCCGACGTGATCGTCATCACGGGGGATCTGGTCGACGGTTCGGTGGCGCAGCTCGCGGACCACGTAGCTCCCCTCGGGGACCTGCGCGCGAAGTACGGCGTGTTCTTCGTGACGGGAAACCACGAATATTACTCGGGGGCCGAGGCCTGGTGTCACGAGCTCGAGCGCCTGGGGATTCGAGTGCTCCGCAACGAACGCGTCCAGATCGGTGAGGGCGCCGTCAGCTACGATCTCGCGGGCGTCGACGACTACTCGGCACATCGATTTGGCCGCGGGCACGGCGCGGATCTGAAGAAGGCCGTGGCCGGGCGCGACGACTCGCGGGAGCTCGTGCTCTTGGCCCACCAGCCGCGACAGGTGTTCGAGGCGGACAGGCTCGGCGTGGGCCTGCAGCTGTCCGGGCACACCCACGGCGGCCAGATCTTCCCGTGGAACATCTTCGTGCGCCTGCAGCAGCCCGTGGTGTCTGGCCTGGCGCGTTTTGGCCGCGCGCTGGTCTACGTCAGCAACGGCACGGGCTATTGGGGCCCGCCCATGCGCCTCGGCGCGCCAGCTGAGATCACGCTGCTCACACTCGAACGGGCAGCTTCTTAA
- a CDS encoding CBS domain-containing protein, whose translation MAETPTFVRSVMQSDVVSLTRDQSLDEAARILAALDIGGAPVCDAAGRVLGILSKTDVVEHASGSTIAGSVEDAMSPGAVSVGPDEPLESAIRLMAFEGVHRLVVLDAESQLVGIITSMDVLRVLAGFDLATTRGKLPVPGRRR comes from the coding sequence ATGGCCGAGACGCCGACCTTCGTTCGCTCCGTGATGCAGTCGGACGTGGTGTCCCTGACGCGGGATCAATCCCTCGACGAGGCGGCCAGGATCTTGGCCGCACTGGACATCGGCGGCGCGCCCGTCTGCGACGCCGCCGGGCGCGTGCTGGGGATCCTCAGCAAGACGGACGTCGTCGAACACGCGAGCGGCAGCACGATCGCAGGCAGCGTCGAGGACGCCATGAGCCCGGGCGCGGTCTCCGTTGGGCCAGACGAGCCGCTCGAGAGCGCCATCCGGCTGATGGCATTCGAGGGCGTGCACCGGCTCGTGGTGCTGGACGCCGAGTCGCAGCTCGTGGGCATCATCACCTCGATGGACGTGCTGCGAGTGCTGGCCGGCTTCGACCTGGCCACCACGCGAGGCAAGCTGCCGGTCCCCGGACGGCGTCGTTAA